From one Babesia bovis T2Bo chromosome 3, whole genome shotgun sequence genomic stretch:
- a CDS encoding putative ubiquitin-conjugating enzyme peroxin-4 yields MVLARNRLLKELKESSRTDDPNIRLEPVNSNIHHWHAYIRGLKNSPYEKGIFKLNILCPPNYPINPPAVKFITKCFHPNINFETGELCMDILKSNWSPAWTLQYLCKGITYILDDPNADSPLNCDAGNLIRSGDLIGYRSMAEMYTVDCALDKFP; encoded by the exons ATGGTCTTGGCTCGAAATCGTCTCCTTAAGGAGTTGAAGGAGTCAAGTCGTACTGATGACCCGAATATACGTTTGGAACCGGTTAACTCAAACATACATCATTGGCATGCTTACATTAGGGGTCTAAAGAACAGTCCCTACGAA AAGGGTATTTTCAAGTTGAATATACTCTGCCCTCCGAATTATCCAATAAATCCTCCTGCGGTGAAATTCATAACCAAATGCTTTCATCCAAACATCAATTTTGAAACAG GAGAGCTTTGTATGGACATTCTGAAGTCCAATTGGAGCCCTGCTTGGACATTGCAGTATTTATGTAAAGGCATAACGTACATATTGGACGACCCCAATGCAGATAGTCCTTTGAACTGTGACGCTGGTAACCTTATTAGATCAGGTGATCTCATTGGTTATCGTAGCATGGCAGAGATGTACACGGTTGACTGTGCACTTGACAAGTTCCCATAA
- a CDS encoding Beta-Casp domain family protein yields the protein MASLIAKPIIFGSLLATKVTLRVPLSYFDSDGYHSCQSDTSQSPTDVGDVHDGASIYEHRPSNRKVPVKSGHDHYTDSDKDAMSIDDTSQEHCNINILVNCGWSLDFEPESIDLLKQCCSDVDVIILTDGDFGHVGALPVIYSWLHVVRDGLGLPSILCTEGCYKFARACLVDVLDNATLSYKFEGYNFSDLDLFYSGCVTLRYRESFPFVKSGEGWRIHISLLPLNNGVSIGGAVWRLELGTRTIVCAPTYRVESVWFLNGCEFDGIRNADVVVTYDQPRLPPEPVNPYVTECNSMSSILSVIGGTLRSHGSVLIPLDVGSQLIDLLFHLNAVWSNSDLQQYPIVLVSPIAVKLILLFGTCLEYMRTTICHNFLRTLWNPISSMKFIHAVSRLDELRRFANRPCVFISTCSSLDFGLSSYLFAALSCYKKNSIIFTNLSSGISSVLGRYHDFIRAGDIDELHYDFEFKLNLEPTEGDAEETDTVDNTDTQEQVTTAGHTDVIMDTFDGELATDFLFKGHRNFIVQGGVATYTTPTVVRDDLEKHEKDLDVDLDYGIPYTNLSRADLDQHIMDPGFPPVLDDPLFGDTEARQPEPVENPFNTYYTHHLENISVGNLFGTVEIPAMDDGSRPTAVCKRLDLVIRSGLYLTHYFSQHRPSCEAVSLFKECVPRTIAMLPGLGDSNTLSVTTQLIRETVPGCVIYGLASLESGMAEKQDTSSVCIPLDLRESFLSRSLKLFTETHGKWQLHQGDAGSLAVDQSAGSTMNRVMSVMRSVSVWKRLYNPVSTFQAIVRLVAEPLDNSGTGNQEIRSTTFWTERASGTPGISLLIPGDDVSDMDDDPGADEVTVKTTSLRDTELLHSSDRSLYVGTVSMPTLLGYVEQCLPDNCGIEGGVLSVTDRCLVSRDTVRHGMHRWSVRGTLDPSFYFSRKMLRCLHNRLEPLY from the exons ATGGCTTCCTTGATAGCCAAGCCGATAATATTCGGCTCACTTTTGGCTACGAAGGTCACATTGCGTGTACCTTTAAGTTATTTTGACAGTGATG GCTATCATAGCTGTCAAAGTGACACATCGCAGTCGCCTACTGATGTAGGCGATGTTCATGATGGCGCTTCAATATATGAACACCGCCCTTCAAATCGCAAAGTCCCTGTAAAGTCAGGGCACGACCATTATACAGACAGTGATAAAGATGCCATGAGCATCGATGATACATCACAGGAGCATTGCAATATCAACATCCTAGTTAACTGTGGTTGGAGTTTAGATTTCGAGCCTGAGAGCATTGATCTCTTGAAGCAATGTTGTAGTGATGTTGACGTTATAATTTTGACTGATGGAGATTTTGGCCATGTCGGTGCTTTACCTGTTATTTATTCATGGCTCCACGTGGTGCGCGATGGTCTTGGCTTACCATCTATACTCTGTACTGAGGGATGCTACAAGTTTGCTCGAGCATGTTTAGTTGATGTTCTGGACAACGCCACGCTTTCTTACAAGTTTGAGGGTTACAATTTCTCAGATTTGGATTTATTTTACAGTGGTTGTGTCACGTTACGTTATAGGGAGAGTTTTCCATTTGTTAAGTCTGGTGAAGGTTGGCGCATTCatatatcactgttacCATTGAACAATGGCGTATCCATTGGTGGTGCTGTATGGCGTTTGGAATTAGGCACTCGTACTATAGTATGTGCGCCTACATATCGTGTTGAATCCGTATGGTTCCTTAACGGTTGTGAGTTTGACGGTATACGGAACGCTGATGTTGTTGTTACTTACGATCAACCTCGACTACCACCAGAACCTGTCAATCCATACGTTACAGAATGCAATAGCATGTCTTCTATACTATCTGTTATTGGCGGTACATTACGATCGCACGGTTCTGTTTTAATCCCATTGGATGTTGGTTCCCAATTGATTGACCTTTTATTTCACCTCAATGCTGTGTGGTCGAATAGTGATCTTCAACAGTATCCTATTGTCTTGGTATCTCCTATTGCTGTCAAGTTAATCCTACTATTTGGCACATGTTTGGAATACATGCGTACAACTATTTGTCACAATTTCTTACGTACTCTTTGGAATCCCATATCTAGCATGAAGTTTATTCATGCGGTATCTCGTCTGGATGAACTCCGTCGATTTGCCAATAGACCTTGTGTATTTATATCTACTTGCAGCAGTTTGGATTTTGGTCTATCGAGTTACCTCTTTGCTGCATTATCTTGTTACAAGAAGAACagtattatatttactaaTCTCTCTTCTGGTATATCCAGTGTTTTGGGTCGTTACCATGACTTTATTCGTGCTGGAGATATCGATGAGTTACATTACGACTTTGAATTTAAACTTAACCTCGAACCCACTGAGGGGGACGCTGAAGAGACTG ATACTGTGGATAATACTGATACCCAAGAGCAGGTGACTACCGCGGGTCACACAGACGTCATTATGGACACTTTTGACGGGGAGTTGGCTACCGACTTTTTGTTTAAAGGCCATCGCAATTTTATTGTCCAGGGTGGTGTAGCTACTTACACCACACCGACTGTAGTTCGTGATGACTTGGAGAAGCATGAAAAGGATTTGGACGTTGATTTGGACTACGGGATACCTTATACTAACTTATCGCGTGCTGACCTTGATCAGCATATTATGGACCCTGGATTTCCACCGGTTTTAGATGATCCTTTATTTGGTGATACCGAGGCTCGTCAACCGGAACCGGTAGAGAATCCTTTCAACACATACTACACGCATCACCTTGAGAACATTAGTGTCGGCAATTTGTTTGGGACTGTCGAGATCCCTGCTATGGATGACGGATCGAGGCCCACTGCTGTTTGCAAGCGTTTAGATTTGGTGATTCGCAGTGGTTTATATCTAACTCATTACTTTAGTCAACATCGTCCAAGTTGTGAAGCCGTCAGTTTGTTTAAGGAGTGCGTACCCCGTACTATTGCGATGCTACCTGGCCTTGGTGATTCCAATACCTTATCAGTTACAACACAGTTAATTCGTGAAACAGTTCCGGGATGTGTTATCTATGGGCTGGCCTCATTGGAGTCTGGCATGGCGGAAAAACAGGATACCTCTAGTGTTTGCATTCCGTTAGACCTTCGTGAATCGTTTTTATCTCGTTCACTTAAATTATTCACGGAAACGCATGGTAAATGGCAGCTTCATCAGGGCGATGCAGGTTCATTGGCTGTGGACCAATCAGCTGGATCCACAATGAATCGTGTTATGTCTGTTATGCGTTCCGTTTCTGTTTGGAAGCGTTTATACAACCCGGTATCTACATTCCAGGCTATTGTTCGGTTAGTTGCTGAACCCTTAGATAACTCTGGTACTGGTAACCAGGAGATAAGGAGTACTACCTTTTGGACTGAGCGTGCTTCAGGTACACCGGGTATATCGCTGTTAATACCTGGAGATGACGTTAGTGACATGGATGATGATCCTGGAGCTGATGAAGTTACTGTGAAAACAACATCTCTGCGTGACACAGAGTTATTACACTCTAGTGACCGCAGTTTGTACGTTGGTACCGTATCCATGCCTACATTACTGGGTTACGTTGAACAGTGCTTACCGGACAACTGTGGCATCGAGGGCGGTGTTTTGAGTGTGACTGACCGTTGTTTGGTATCTCGTGATACAGTTCGTCACGGTATGCATCGTTGGAGTGTGCGCGGTACTTTGGATCCTTCCTTTTACTTTTCTCGGAAGATGCTCCGCTGTTTACACAATCGTTTAGAGCCTTTGTACTGA
- a CDS encoding putative integral membrane protein: MAQTPIHLQHSYDYENRDDSENVFRHVSSKEGSISQRSTIESTADVGEAYEDLFLLQEIAFDLPEMEGMLLSTMSSMKHRNSFSLPAWFVDMLRASVHFIMMAGFIFTIGFIASFFMSAPTGFTGTVIWESPRAVGEPQHKLYVITKDDGSLSLEGTLYLSHHVFNPTPFTASLSSHVFVFYLPKSGQVNQRKEDCLNEALWTVPDNTTDFLRDSVKGIFKHDEKKSAVTPFPHVEGLDDHHDSDNEEEGADGVCTQHSLVTLRSVKAVNDDDIALPLEVRDNSLFDTFKSFLMLDNNLHLITNVQPGLNEISYLISVSERIPRNRDTEELIRFLTEDARDGNILLRVSSVEQRFETMFFGGDMLPQKFYPVNVPCTTIPYPSRQREVDKVRRQQHEYFNRQFNVLLNMDTLYNPRCPLSQGAADSSH; this comes from the exons ATGGCGCAAACACCCATTCATCTGCAGCACTCGTATGACTACGAGAATAGGGATGACAGCGAAAACGTTTTCCGTCATGTATCCTCTAAGGAGGGTTCCATATCGCAGCGTTCGACTATTGAGAGCACCGCAGACGTCGGTGAGGCTTATGAAGACCTTTTTCTTCTTCAGGAGATAGCCTTTGATCTTCCTGAGATGGAGGGCATGTTGTTGAGTACAATGTCCTCTATGAAACATCGCAATTCTTTTTCTCTTCCAG CATGGTTCGTCGACATGTTAAGGGCATCCGTTCACTTTATTATGATGGCTGGTTTCATATTTACTATTGGATTCATTGCCAGTTTTTTCATGTCTGCACCAACTGGGTTTACTGGTACTGTAATATGGGAGTCACCTCGCGCTGTGGGTGAACCTCAGCACAAGTTATACGTCATTACAAAGGATGACGGTTCCCTATCTCTTGAAGGAACTTTATACCTATCGCATCATGTCTTCAATCCAACGCCTTTTACGGCGTCATTATCCTCTCATGTATTTGTTTTCTATTTACCTAAATCGGGTCAGGTGAACCAAAGAAAGGAGGATTGTTTAAATGAAGCCCTTTGGACGGTGCCAGACAACACGACAGATTTTCTGCGTGATTCTGTTAAGGGCATATTTAAACACGACGAAAAGAAATCTGCTGTGACCCCGTTTCCCCATGTCGAAGGATTGGACGACCACCATGATTCTGATAATGAGGAAGAAGGTGCTGATGGCGTTTGCACGCAGCACAGTCTTGTTACTTTACGTAGTGTCAAGGCAGTTAATGACGACGACATTGCGTTACCTCTTGAGGTTAGGGACAATTCACTATTTGACACGTTCAAGTCATTTTTGATGTTGGATAACAACTTACATTTGATTACAAACGTGCAGCCTGGATTGAATGAGATAAGTTATTTAATTAGTGTGAGTGAGCGTATACCTCGTAATCGTGATACGGAAGAACTGATCAGGTTTCTAACTGAGGATGCGCGTGATGGCAATATTCTATTGCGCGTATCATCTGTTGAGCAGCGATTTGAGACTATGTTTTTTGGAGGTGACATGCTACCACAGAAGTTCTATCCCGTTAATGTTCCCTGTACCACTATACCGTATCCCAGCCGTCAGCGGGAAGTTGATAAGGTGCGTCGTCAGCAGCACGAGTACTTCAACCGTCAGTTTAACGTTTTATTGAACATGGACACATTGTATAACCCAAGGTGTCCCTTGTCTCAGGGCGCTGCAGATTCCAGCCATTAA
- a CDS encoding AAA domain family protein, which yields MSTLKSLQIQGIRCFSPNNAQSIEFEKPLTLIVGPNGAGKTTIMECLKMGLCGILPPNADRGKSFIYDSKMSEQREVRAQITLGVETYQKVQIFATRNYSVTRERNDGSKPTFKTGESKMRVIGPDEVESNLGMKMSDIDTSLPSMMGLSRALIDSVVVCHQDESNWALDDLSKFKSKFDDLLETSRYTKALTALQKEKKEQNEAIKREMIKLEYAKAQITQVAELKNQFKSNADNIEQSKERLALLESELKQINETAQMLRKEYEHAAAVCTEIRHTKEAIERLSNDIHIMQQNIGEIYEESLDDMTLFFEKVSHELEGYHGTYNTITLEIDRLMEHMDGLHQHINVTNDKITNRIYIEETIKSTGELLVSIVADINKEMDLHVDSMIDEQNVNMYINHLENMSQNEEVNNNLVQLKKEIAQLEQRILDVTTKEGALNVLAQVLDAEMQDYAKQANELEQMKNSYKHNEVLMEKIKQELEAYEQMLIPLVNEREHLKVIVLKEKNTINGITIEDKNEVKAALNFLEHMLANDRKEIMQYAKDVLGIKADDEDLITKIKDFFSTALIKRTSPNISPRLDNIQFQQDSVAAIIQMINQIEDWYQQDGTEQPCSNVEPYKPLLKLVTSLRIHEYIAYYKSFLEMDSEQQQGDDNVTEVTMRLETVISGIQNIKSLMQKADETLAEVETELHNIALNIEKVGDAEKKYAELQSEQQHSNEEMEAIQSILETLKAEQQSKRTEYDELNTRASLMKNEYMLKVAKLTTLMERYKDAKNKLDKIHEEYIVSESDEDLQHDLKAELNVVTDTINQKRTEQRDLLDTINDQKQWLQRLEENITYKTKMRELEDAKHYLNALRCKLGPRSEDEIQALIKETNIKCGKVSVEIATLRGSLNTREETVQKLQQMLESDTYKNVHQDYAEIMLAVKSHSMAFEDLNLYTKTLEIKLHQYHSEKIEQINTVLKRVWREVYTGTNVDYIEIQSNIDTVVATTGLAPRSYNYRMVMVNHNGVEMDMRGRCSAGERVLASLILRITLTEAFCYNCNILALDEPTTNLDKENIASLETSLAKLVNDCSIDFQLILITHDEGFARKMALRCNCNKYFRLTKNTENDTVIEAVPFLANQY from the exons ATGTCTACTCTAAAAAGCTTACAGATACAAGGAATCCGATGCTTCTCTCCTAACAACGCACAGAGTATTGAGTTTGAAAAGCCACTCACACTTATAGTTGGTCCTAATGGAGCAGGTAAAACG ACTATTATGGAGTGCCTTAAGATGGGACTTTGTGGTATATTACCACCTAATGCCGATCGCGGGAAATCATTCATCTATGATTCTAAAATGTCAGAACAACGAGAAGTGCGAGCACAAATCACCCTAGGAGTTGAAACATACCAAAAAGTACAG ATCTTCGCCACAAGGAATTACTCAGTAACTAGAGAAAGGAATGATGGTAGTAAACCAACATTTAAG ACTGGAGAAAGCAAAATGCGCGTCATAGGTCCAGATGAAGTGGAATCAAACCTAGGGATGAAAATGAGTGATATTGACACGTCACTTCCTTCAATGATGGGACTTTCAAGAGCACTTATAGATAGTG TGGTGGTATGCCATCAAGACGAAAGCAACTGGGCGTTGGACGATCTCTCCAAATTTAAATCAAAGTTTGACGACTTGTTGGAAACATCGAGGTATACCAAAGCGTTGACAGCACTTCAAAAGGAAAAGAAGGAGCAAAATGAAGCAATAAAGCGTGAAATGATAAAATTAGAATATGCCAAAGCACAAATAACACAG GTGGCTGAATTGAAAAATCAATTTAAAAGCAATGCTGATAACATAGAACAGTCAAAGGAAAGGCTGGC aTTGCTCGAAAGTGAATTAAAGCAAATTAACGAAACGGCGCAAATGCTACGTAAAGAATACGAACATGCAGCAGCCGTTTGCACAGAAATAAGACATACCAAAGAAGCGATTGAGAG GCTTTCAAACGATATTCACATTATGCAACAAAACATAGGTGAAATATATGAGGAAAGTCTCGATGATATGACGTTGTTCTTTGAGAAAGTATCGCACGAACTAGAA GGATATCATGGCACATACAATACCATTACACTGGAAATAGACCGATTAATGGAACACATGGATGGACTTCACCAACACATTAACGTAACAAATGACAAG ATCACCAATCGCATCTACATAGAGGAAACTATAAAATCTACAGGGGAGTTGCTTGTATCTATCGTAGCCGATATCAACAAAGAAATGGATTTACATGTGGACTCAATGATCGATGAACAAAATGTtaacatgtatataaaccatTTGGAAAACATGAGCCAGAATGAGGAAGTAAATAATAATCTAGTGCAATTGAAAAAGGAAATAGCACAATTGGAACAGCGCATACTCGATGTTACAACCAAAGAAGGTGCACTTAATGTTCTGGCTCAAGTGTTAGATGCAGAAATGCAAGACTATGCGAAGCAAGCAAATGAACTAGAACAAATGAAGAATAGTTACAAACATAATGAAGTCTTAATGGAAAAGATAAAACAAGAACTTGAAGCATATGAACAAATGCTGATACCACTCGTCAATGAAAGGGAACACCTGAAAGTCATTGTATTGAAGGAGAAAAACACAATCAATGGTATAACAATAGAAGACAAAAATGAAGTTAAAGCTGCTTTGAATTTCTTAGAACATATGCTTGCGAATGATAGGAAAGAAATTATGCAATACGCCAAAGATGTACTGGGCATAAAAGCAGATGATGAAGAtttaataacaaaaatCAAAGATTTCTTTTCCACCGCTCTAATCAAAAGAACGTCACCAAATATTTCTCCTCGCTTAGATAATATACAGTTTCAACAAGATTCTGTAGCTGCCATAATCCAGATGATTAATCAAATCGAAG ATTGGTATCAACAAGACGGGACAGAACAGCCATGCTCCAATGTTGAACCTTATAAACCGTTGCTGAAGTTAGTTACTTCACTACGCATACATGAATATATCGCATACTACAAGTCATTTCTGGAAATGGATAGTGAACAACAACAGGGAGATGACAACGTAACTGAAGTCACAATGAGATTAGAAACTGTTATTTCTGGgatacaaaatataaagtCATTGATGCAAAAAGCTGATGAAACGTTGGCAGAAGTTGAAACTGAACTTCACAATATAGCACTAAACATCGAGAAAGTCGGCGACGCTGAAAAAAAGTATGCTGAATTGCAGTCAGAGCAACAACACTCCAATGAAGAAATGGAAGCGATTCAAAGCATATTGGAGACATTGAAGGCTGAGCAACAAAGTAAAAGGACTGAATATGATGAGCTAAATACACGCGCATCATTGATGAAGAACGAATACATGTTGAAGGTTGCAAAACTCACGAC ATTGATGGAGCGTTATAAAGATGCTAAAAACAAGCTGGATAAAATACATgaagaatatatagtatCGGAATCAGACGAAGATCTGCAACATGACCTCAAAGCGGAATTAAACGTAGTGACCGATACAATAAACCAAAAACGTACAGAACAAAGAGATCTCCTAGATACCATAAACGACCAAAAGCAGTGGCTGCAACGTCTAGAAGAAAATATCACCTATAAAACCAAAATGCGGGAATTGGAAGACGCGAAGCATTATTTGAACGCGCTGCGATGTAAACTAGGACCACGATCAGAAGATGAAATACAGGCACTAATCAAAGAAACAAATATTAAATGTGGGAAGGTCAGCGTCGAAATAGCAACACTTAGGGGATCTTTAAATACTAGAGAAGAAACTGTACAAAAGTTGCAACAAATGCTTGAATCGGATACTTATAAAAACGTTCATCAGGATTACGCGGAAATCATGTTGGCTGTAAAATCACATAGCATGGCATTTGAG GATCTCAATCTTTATACGAAAACGCTAGAAATAAAACTACACCAATACCATTCCGAAAAAATCGAACAGATTAACACCGTATTGAAAAGAGTTTGGAGGGAAGTGTATACGGGTACCAACGTTGATTATATAGAAATCCAGTCAAACATTGATACTGTGGTTGCTACTACGGGGCTTGCACCAAGATCGTATAATTATAG GATGGTTATGGTTAACCATAATGGAGTCGAAATGGATATGCGTGGGAGATGTTCTGCCGGTGAACGCGTATTGGCATCGTTGATACTTCGTATAACATTAACGGAGGCCTTCTGCTATAACTGCAATATACTGGCTCTGGATGAACCAACCACAAATCTTGACAAGGAGAACATAGCG AGCCTGGAAACATCGTTAGCTAAGCTAGTCAATGATTGCTCCATTGATTTTCAACTGATACTCATCACGCACGATGAAGGATTTGCAAGAAAAATGGCCTTGCGGTGCAACTGTAATAAATATTTTAGGCTGACGAAAAATACAGAGAATGATACGGTCATTGAAGCTGTGCCATTCTTAGCAAATCAATACTGA
- a CDS encoding Zinc finger C3HC4 type (RING finger) family protein: MTKKRAHDVLAEVFVDLPCQDDSRASESFVKLRDCLVGYRSEVERLESRNAYLVRENECLRDLCSSIGTLWDVLNDEFGRLVDGTKVASDRSVVTEDTFLDSLHRNRLPFSVIRSKQSAKTLPFDIASSVSDTSSEGNTIPGDVELESSLSTHLEAFNRRKDELVKRVQQCCLLGSHTTNGSSDEQLSIERGYRRILELAVGRLYDLLDQSRAELSIQRMENGKLEVEISRLTKVNSTLRHSLDEAKSEITQLTRASTKEVTSPTTAAASSSASMEVRPPQADKIRSVDDITEAMIVGSTLYSRLYHVCVAQDGEINRLEKENCKLRSTYQRMSLDKDQRLFEYIQRYESTHNSLIEHVSTVDRRLDEYKGELQYQRELQRRLEAQVSSLQSERDALMSKIESKDRLYSDHLNRMSKIIGTSNSDSGVADYQEQLQNLSVELEEISLAYEEKVTENERLQRQLKELNMYRDKCANTDFEIRAMEEKLSRARSFCDRRIEGAYDFHKALTNRLTAYRNTWLSSYRRSLLFEKKRDIASSALCESQARLRRCQRDLKECQSRLSYLLPSGGDNNTNQLPEGLDVKGDICSVIRENEVLRRRMICTLCSEHFRDRCLTQCGHVFCEACINSSIKSRNRKCPACKVVFDRNDVKRLYFD, from the exons ATGACGAAGAAACGTGCACATGATGTATTGGCGGAGGTTTTTGTGGATTTACCGTGTCAG GACGACTCTCGTGCATCTGAGAGTTTTGTCAAGTTACGTGACTGTCTAGTTGGATACCGTTCTGAGGTTGAACGACTTGAATCTCGCAATGCCTACCTCGTTCGAGAGAATGAGTGTTTGCGTGACTTGTGTTCTTCCATCGGTACTTTATGGGATGTCTTAAACGATGAGTTCGGTCGACTGGTTGATGGTACCAAGGTAGCATCTGATAGGAGTGTAGTTACCGAGGACACGTTTTTAGACTCATTACATCGTAATCGCTTACCTTTTTCGGTTATTCGCAGTAAACAATCTGCTAAGACCCTGCCTTTTGACATTGCATCTTCTGTAAGTGACACATCATCGGAAGGGAATACTATTCCCGGTGATGTCGAGTTGGAATCGTCGTTGTCTACCCACTTGGAAGCATTCAATCGCCGCAAGGACGAGTTAGTAAAACGCGTCCAGCAATGCTGCCTCTTAGGTTCACATACTACTAACGGTAGCTCAGATGAGCAGCTGTCGATTGAGCGTGGTTATCGTCGCATTTTGGAGTTGGCAGTTGGTCGTTTGTATGACCTTCTAGATCAATCTCGTGCTGAATTATCCATACAGCGTATGGAGAATGGCAAGCTTGAGGTAGAGATATCTCGTTTAACAAAGGTGAACTCTACGTTACGTCATTCATTGGATGAGGCCAAGTCTGAAATTACTCAGCTGACACGAGCTAGTACGAAGGAGGTGACATCTCCAACCACTGCCGCAGCAAGTTCGTCAGCATCCATGGAAGTGCGCCCACCTCAAGCTGATAAAATCCGTTCTGTTGATGACATAACTGAAGCCATGATAGTTGGCTCGACGTTATATTCTCGTTTATATCACGTATGCGTAGCTCAGGACGGCGAGATAAACCGCCTTGAAAAGGAGAACTGTAAGCTTCGATCGACTTATCAGCGTATGAGCTTAGATAAGGACCAGCGCTTATTTGAGTATATTCAGCGTTACGAATCAACTCACAACTCGTTGATTGAACACGTCAGTACTGTAGATCGCCGTTTAGATGAATACAAGGGTGAATTACAGTATCAGCGTGAGTTGCAGCGTAGATTGGAAGCTCAGGTTTCTAGTTTACAATCTGAACGTGATGCCTTGATGTCAAAAATAGAATCCAAGGATCGCTTATACAGTGACCATTTAAATCGCATGTCTAAAATTATAGGCACATCAAATTCCGATTCGGGTGTAGCTGACTACCAGGAACAGTTACAGAACTTGAGCGTAGAGCTTGAGGAGATAAGTCTGGCTTATGAGGAGAAGGTCACTGAGAATGAGCGTCTTCAACGCCAGTTGAAGGAGCTTAATATGTATCGTGACAAGTGTGCCAATACCGATTTCGAGATACGTGCTATGGAGGAAAAGTTATCTCGTGCAAGGTCATTTTGTGATCGCAGGATAGAGGGTGCTTATGATTTTCATAAGGCTCTCACTAACCGTTTGACGGCCTACCGCAACACATGGTTATCATCTTACCGTCGTAGTCTGTTGTTCGAGAAGAAGCGTGACATTGCATCTTCTGCTTTGTGTGAGTCTCAGGCTCGGTTACGACGGTGTCAGCGTGACCTTAAGGAATGCCAATCCCGTTTATCATATTTGCTACCTAGTGGTGGCGATAATAACACGAACCAGCTTCCTGAAGGACTTGATGTTAAGGGTGACATTTGCAGTGTCATTCGTGAGAATGAGGTTTTACGTCGTCGTATGATTTGCACGTTGTGTTCGGAACACTTCCGTGACCGTTGTTTGACTCAGTGCGGTCACGTGTTTTGTGAGGCTTGCATTAACAGCAGCATTAAGAGCCGTAATCGCAAGTGTCCCGCTTGTAAGGTTGTGTTTGACCGCAACGACGTTAAGCGTTTATACTTTGActaa